From a single Natronorubrum tibetense GA33 genomic region:
- a CDS encoding plastocyanin/azurin family copper-binding protein, producing the protein MPNHTLTRRRTLSLTGSTITAGLAGCVTNGTDQLTNNGNTDEDETGASQDDSDGDHDHEVEHTLGHPEEHIEVRMESDDETHHFVPHAVHVELGGTVTWMLDSGVHDTVAYHPENASILPSASDQRIPDGTDPWASEIYDTEGESFEMTFEEEGIYDYTCTITGHGHRGGGHHGGHQSHESTGMVGRVIVGDPDLDPDEQPAMRPPSSELPEAARHELEQFNDQTRDALNDH; encoded by the coding sequence ATGCCCAACCACACACTCACTCGACGGCGCACGCTCTCACTCACCGGCAGTACAATTACTGCTGGTCTAGCGGGATGTGTAACCAACGGTACTGATCAGCTCACGAATAACGGAAATACAGACGAAGATGAAACAGGCGCATCCCAAGATGACTCGGACGGTGACCACGACCACGAGGTCGAGCACACGCTCGGCCATCCGGAGGAGCACATCGAAGTGAGGATGGAATCCGACGACGAGACTCATCACTTCGTCCCACACGCCGTTCACGTCGAATTGGGAGGAACGGTGACGTGGATGCTCGACAGCGGTGTCCACGATACGGTCGCGTACCATCCGGAGAACGCCTCTATCCTCCCATCAGCGTCCGATCAACGAATTCCAGATGGTACTGATCCGTGGGCGAGCGAAATCTACGACACGGAAGGTGAATCGTTCGAGATGACCTTCGAAGAGGAGGGCATCTACGACTACACCTGTACGATCACCGGACACGGCCATCGGGGTGGCGGCCACCACGGAGGGCACCAATCACACGAATCCACGGGGATGGTTGGCCGCGTGATCGTCGGCGATCCTGATCTCGATCCAGATGAGCAACCGGCAATGCGGCCACCTTCCAGCGAACTACCTGAAGCCGCACGCCATGAACTGGAACAGTTCAACGACCAGACTCGGGATGCCCTCAACGATCACTGA
- a CDS encoding ArsR/SmtB family transcription factor, translating to MGEPESEQVLDLLADDYAREILAYLSKQPMLVEELGEKCDGSKSTIYDRVDQLQAAGLVSENLQIDPHGHHRKQYETILNAVLVTFADGQYEIQLEIEEDTPDRFARMWGNIRGE from the coding sequence ATGGGCGAGCCAGAGTCCGAACAGGTGCTTGATCTCTTGGCTGACGACTACGCACGTGAGATTCTGGCCTACTTGAGTAAACAGCCGATGTTGGTCGAGGAACTCGGAGAGAAATGTGACGGATCCAAATCGACGATTTATGACCGAGTCGATCAACTCCAGGCAGCCGGACTGGTGAGTGAAAATCTCCAGATCGATCCACACGGACACCATCGGAAGCAATACGAAACGATACTCAACGCCGTCCTCGTCACGTTTGCCGATGGACAGTACGAAATCCAATTAGAGATTGAAGAAGACACCCCAGATCGATTCGCCAGAATGTGGGGGAACATTCGGGGTGAATAA
- a CDS encoding DUF7521 family protein — MHTELIIAKLVVVVLGFLIALQAYRSYRRGNGQPMLYVAIGFVFISLGSVIEGILFELEVMSIYQAGAIQTGIVAIGMLFVLYSLYGGSMQYKVVLGEEDRK, encoded by the coding sequence ATGCATACAGAACTCATTATCGCCAAACTCGTCGTTGTAGTGCTCGGATTCCTGATCGCTTTGCAAGCCTATCGGAGCTATCGTCGGGGGAACGGGCAACCAATGCTGTACGTTGCGATCGGATTCGTGTTCATCAGTCTGGGATCGGTCATCGAAGGGATCCTGTTCGAGTTGGAAGTGATGTCAATTTATCAGGCGGGTGCAATCCAAACAGGAATCGTCGCAATTGGGATGCTGTTTGTATTGTACTCGCTATACGGAGGGTCAATGCAATATAAAGTCGTTCTTGGAGAAGAGGATAGGAAATAA
- a CDS encoding SHOCT domain-containing protein — MTQLPISVGQSGRNSLLAGMMLLFTATGSVAAQQRTNGYGGMMNEGWGMFGGWGFLWLLLLAGLIVLVVSAVNGSDQSQGGEQPDRALAELRERYARGEIDEEEFEERRRTLGDTR; from the coding sequence ATGACGCAATTACCCATATCGGTCGGCCAGAGCGGACGCAACTCCCTCCTCGCAGGAATGATGCTCCTCTTCACTGCTACCGGGAGCGTTGCTGCACAGCAGAGAACGAATGGATACGGTGGGATGATGAACGAGGGCTGGGGGATGTTCGGCGGCTGGGGCTTCCTCTGGCTGTTGTTGCTCGCTGGACTCATCGTCCTCGTCGTCTCCGCGGTCAATGGGAGCGACCAGTCCCAGGGCGGTGAACAACCCGATCGAGCGCTCGCAGAACTCCGCGAACGCTACGCACGAGGAGAGATCGACGAAGAAGAGTTCGAAGAACGTCGCCGCACGCTCGGCGATACGAGGTAA
- a CDS encoding DUF302 domain-containing protein, whose protein sequence is MGYTIQKSVAGDFGEVVDTTIAVLEGEGFGVLCDIDVQATLKEKLGEEFQQYRILGACNPALAHEGLTEEIELGAVLPCNVIVYETDEGTVVVGAVDPHQLVGIADNEALDSIATEVHDRFERTLSTVNDEFESASEA, encoded by the coding sequence ATGGGATATACTATACAAAAATCGGTGGCTGGTGACTTCGGCGAAGTCGTTGATACAACGATTGCTGTCCTTGAAGGCGAGGGGTTCGGCGTACTCTGCGACATCGACGTCCAAGCGACGCTCAAGGAGAAACTCGGAGAGGAATTTCAGCAGTACAGAATTCTCGGTGCGTGCAACCCAGCACTCGCACACGAGGGATTGACCGAGGAAATCGAACTCGGCGCAGTTCTCCCGTGTAACGTCATCGTCTACGAAACTGACGAGGGAACCGTCGTCGTGGGTGCGGTTGATCCCCACCAACTCGTCGGTATCGCCGACAACGAGGCGCTCGACTCTATCGCAACGGAGGTTCACGATCGATTCGAGCGAACCCTTTCGACCGTCAATGACGAATTCGAATCCGCATCGGAGGCCTGA